GCGAGATTGGCCACAGCGAAGGGACGACTTCCAACAGGAACGATGTGGCGTGACCATGGGTACTTTCGAACGATATCTCACTCTGTGGGTTGCGCTTTGTATCGTCGTCGGCGTCGCGCTGGGACACGCCATGCCCGGTTTCTTCGGCGCGGTCGCAGGCGCCGAGATCGCCAAGGTCAACATTCCGGTGGCGTTGCTGATCTGGCTGATGATCGTGCCCATGTTGCTGAAGATCGACTTCGGCTCGCTGGGCCAGGTCCGGGAGCATTGGCGCGGTGTCGGCATCACCCTCTTCATCAACTGGGCGGTGAAGCCGTTCTCGATGGCGCTGCTGGGCTCCTTCTTCATCGGTCACCTCTTCGCACCGTGGCTGCCGGCCGGCCAGATTTCCTCCTATATCGCTGGGTTGATTCTGCTGGCAGCCGCGCCTTGCACCGCGATGGTATTCGTGTGGTCGAACCTCTGCGAGGGAGAGCCGCACTATACCCTCAGTCAGGTCGCACTGAACGACGTCATCATGGTGTTCCTGTTCGCTCCGCTCGTGGGGCTGCTGCTCGGAGTGGCGTCGATCACCGTCCCCTGGGGCACGTTGTTGCTGTCCGTTCTTCTCTACATCGTGGTCCCGGTGATCGTCGCACAGCTCTGGCGCAAGGCACTGCTGCGAAATGGCGGCGACAGCTTCGGCCAGGCCATGCGAATACTGCAGCCTCTTTCTCTGGTCGCGCTGCTCGCGACGCTGGTGCTGCTTTTCGGCTTCCAGGGCGAGCAGATCGTCAGGCAGCCGGGAGTCATTGCCATTCTCGCAGTGCCGATTCTGGTCCAAGTCTATCTCAACGCCGGGTTGGCGTACTGGCTGAGCCGACGGTTCGGCGTAGCCTGGTGCGTAGCCGCTCCGGCCGCCCTGATCGGCGCGAGCAACTTCTTCGAGCTGGCGGTTGCCGCCGCAATCAGCCTGTTCGGCCTGGATTCCGGCGCTGCGCTGGCGACTGTGGTCGGAGTGCTCGTCGAGGTTCCGGTGATGCTGTCCGTCGTCCGCATCGTCAAGGCGACCCGGGGCTGGTACGAAGCGGGCGCTGGCAAAGCCACGGCAGCCTTGGAGGCGCGCCAATGACGTACCATATGCCGCTGATGGCGTAGGCCAGCCTACTGTCGTAGAGATCAGATCATGACCGTCACCATCTATCACAACCCCGCCTGCGGCACCTCGCGCAACACGCTCGCGATGATCCGGCAGAGCGGCGTCGAGCCTGACGTGATCGAGTATCTGAAGACGCCGCCATCGCGCGACAGACTGGTCGAGCTCGTCAAGGCCATGGGGATCTCCCCTCGGGCGCTGCTGCGGGAGAAAGGCACGCCCTTTCACGAGCTCGGTCTCGACGACCCGAAATGGACCGATGACGAGTTGATCGACCAGATGCTGGCCCATCCCATTCTGATCAACCGTCCGGTCGTCGTGACGCCAAAGGGCACGCGGTTGTGCCGCCCCTCGGAGGCCGTCATCGACCTGCTGGACAATCCCGTCGGCCGCTTCGTGAAGGAGGACGGCGAAGTGGTGGAAGGGCGATAGGTTTGCGGCTCCACGGCATCGCCGGCGCAACCCTGCTGACACCGGTACGCAATCGCAACCACTTCGCGGGCATGCGCCTTGCGATCCTATTCGGCCGCTTGCGAAGCTTGCATGCCGCGCGCCTCGTCCGCGGCATGTCCGGCGAGCGCCGGCTGCTCGTCATCAGGCAATCCCCGCCCCTTCACCAGGCCGAAGATCGCCGGAATCACGATCAGCGTCAGCAGCGTCGATGAGATCATCCCGCCGATCATCGGCAGGGCGATGCGCTGCATGATCTCCGACCCGGCACCGGTGCTCCACATGATCGGCAGCAGGCCCGCCATGATGGCGACCACCGTCATCATCTTGGGCCGGACGCGCTCGACGGCGCCCACCATGATGGCGTCGTGGAGATCCCTTCGGGTGAACAGGCTGCCCTCGGTGTTGCGCTTCGCCTTCATCTCCGCCAGCGCGTGATCGAGATAGATCAGCATCACGACGCCGGTCTCGGCGGCGACGCCCGCGAGCGCGATGAAGCCCACGGCGACCGCGACGGACAAATTGAAGCCGAACCACCACATCATCCAGATGCCGCCGACCAGCGCGAACGGCAACGACAGCATGACGATGAGGGTCTCGGTCATCGCCCTGAAGTTCAGGTACAGCAGCAGGAAGATGATCGTGAGCGTCACGGGGATCACGATCTTGAGGCGCGCTGCCGCGCGCTGCAGATACTCGTACTGGCCGCTCCAGACCACATAGGTGCCGGCTGGAAACTGGATGCTCTCCGTCACGGCGCGCTGCGCGTCAGCGACGTAACTTCCGATGTCGCGATCGCGGATGTCGACATAGATGTAGGTCGCGAGCTGACCGTTCTCCGTCCGGATCGACGTCGGCCCGCGCGCCGGCTCGACCTTCGCGACCTCGCCGAGCGGCACGGCGCCGCCCGACGGCATCGGCACCAGGATATCGCCAGCGATCGCCTTGGGATTGTCGCGGAGGTCACGGGGGTAGCGCATGTTCACCGTGAAGCGCTGACGTCCCTCCACCGTCGTCGTCACGGTCTGGCCGCCGAGCGCTGCCGCGATGGTGTCCTGAACGTCCTGGATCAAAATGCCGTAGCGGGCGAGCGCCTCGCGGTCCGGCACGATCTCGAGATAGTAGCCGCCGATGCCGCGTTCGGCGTAAGCGGACGACGTGCCCGGGACGGTCTTGATCACCCGTTCGACCTGCCGCGCCAGCCGGTCGATCTCGACGAGGTCGGTGCCCATGACCTTGACGCCGACAGGCGTACGGATGCCTGTCGACAGCATGTCGATGCGTGCCTTGATCGGCATCGTCCAGGCGTTCGAGACGCCGGGAAACTGCAGCGCCTTGTCCATCTCCGCAATGAGACCGTCGATGGTGACGCCGGGGCGCCAGGACTCCTTCGGCTTCAGGTTCACCACCGTCTCGAACATTTCGGTCGGTGCCGGATCGGTCGCGGTCGCCGCGCGCCCCGCCTTGCCGTAGACGGAGGCGACTTCGGGGAACGACTTGATGATGCGGTCCTGGGTCTGCATCAGCTCGGCCGCCTTGGTCACCGAGATGCCGGGCAGCGTCGTCGGCATGTAGAGCAGCGTGCCCTCGTTCAGGGTCGGCATGAACTCGGTCCCGAGCTGGCGGGCCGGCCATATCGTGACGGCAAGCACGACGAGCGAGGCCAGGATCACCAGCGTCTTGGCGCGAAGCACGCCCTTGATCACCGGCCGGTAGATCCAGATCAGGAAACGATTGATGACATTCCTGCCCTCCGGCACGATCCGGCCGCGGACGAAAATCACCATCAGCGCCGGCACCAGGGTGACGGACAAGAGGGCCGCAGCCGCCATCGAGAACGTCTTGGTAAACGCCAGCGGGCTGAACAGCCGCCCCTCCTGCGACTCCAGCGTGAAGATCGGCATGAACGACACGGTGATGATCAGCAGGCTGAAGAACAGCGCCGGGCCGACTTCGGATGCCGCGTCGATCAGGACCTGAACGCGGGACTGATCGGGCTTGGCGCGTTCGAGATGCTTGTGAGCGTTCTCGATCATGACGATCGCGGCATCCACCATGGCGCCGATCGCGATCGCGATGCCCCCGAGGCTCATGATGTTCGAGCCGAGGCCAAGCAACTTCATGGCACCGAACGCCATCAGCACGCCGACCGGCAGCATCAGGATGGCGACCAGCGCGCTGCGGACGTGCAGCAGGAACACGATGCAGACCAGCGCAACCACGACGCTCTCCTCGAACAGCGTGTGCTTGAGCGTGTCGATGGCCGCGTAGATCAGGTTGGAGCGGTCGTAGACCGGGACGATCTCCACCGATTTTGGCAGGCTGCTCGCGATCTCCTTGAAGCGCCTCTTGACGTTCTCGATGACGTCGAGGGCGTTGACGCCGAAGCGCTGCAGCACGATGCCGCTTGCGACCTCGCCCTCGCCGTTCAGCTCGGTGATGCCCCTGCGCTCGTCCGGTCCGAGCTCGACATTGGCGACGTCGCGGAGCAGCACCGGCGTGCCATTGCTCGTCTTCAGGACGATGTTGCCGAGATCGTTGATGCCCTTGATGTAACCCTTGCCGCGAATGACGTATTCGAACTCGGCGAGCTCGACCGTGCGTCCGCCGACGTCGGCATTGCTGGCGCGGATCGCGTCCCGAATCTTCTGCATGCTGATGCCGCGATCGCGCATCCGCTGGGGATCGAGCACCACGTTGTACTGCTTGACGAAGCCGCCGATGCTGGCGATCTCGGCGACGCCTTCGGCCTTGGCCAGCGCAAACTTCAAATTCCAGTCCTGGAGCGTGCGGGTATCCGCGAGGTTCAATTCTTTCGACAGAACAGCGTACTGATAGACCCAGCCGACGCCGGTCGCATCGGGCCCGATGGTCGGGCTGACGCCGGCGGGAAGCCGCGACGCAGCGCCATTCAGGAACTCCAGGACGCGCGAGCGCGCCCAATAGATGTCGGTGCCGTCCTCGAAGATCACGTAGACGAACGACACGCCGAAGAACGAGAAGCCGCGCACGACCTTCGATTTCGGCACGGTCAGCATCGCCGTCGTCAGGGGATAGGTGACTTGGTCCTCGATCACCTGCGGCGCCTGGCCGGGATACTCGGTATAGACGATGACCTGGGTGTCCGAGAGGTCGGGGATCGCATCCAGCGGAAGATGGATCAGCGCATAGAGACCGGCCGCGGCCGCAAAGCCGGTGCCGAACAGCACCAGCAGCAGGTTGCGCGCCGACCAGGCGATGATGCGGGCGATCATTTGTGATCTCCCGTCGCATGGCGAGGTTCGGACGCCGGAGGAGCCGCCTCGCCAAAACTCTTGAGCGCGGCCTTCAGATTGCTCTCCGCATCGATCAGGAAGTTTGCGGATGTGACCACCGCCTCGCCGACCGCAAGTCCGTCGCGCACCTCGATGTAACCGCCGCCGCGCCGGCCGAGCTTCACCTCGCGCGGCTCGAAGCGCCCCTCTCCCTTGTCGACGAGGACGGCCTGGCGCGTGCCGGTGTCGAGCACCGCGCTATCCTGTATCGCAAGAACCGGCGTGCCATCCGCGGTGTCGATGTCGGCATCGACGTACATGTCCGGCAGCAGCACCGCGTCGGGATTGGCGAGCTCGATCCGGACGCGGACCGTTCTTGTATCGCGGTTCACCTGCGGATAGACGACCGCGATCTTGCCGCTGAAGACCCGGCCGGGAAAACTCCGCGCGCGCACCGCCACGGACTGCCCCAGCGCGATACTGCCGAGATCGCGCTCGGCGACGTCGGCCAGCGCCCAGACCAGCGAGGTGTCCGCAATCCGGAACAGCACATCGCCGGGATTGGCGCGCATGCCTTCGATCGCGCCGCGCTCGAGCACGATGCCGTCGCGCGGGGCCGACCAATGCACGGTGACGGGCGCGACGCGCGTCCGCTCCATCTCGGCGATGACCTGCTCGGGGACGTCGAGATTGACCAGCCGTTGCCGCGAGCCGCGGCCGTACATCTCGACGCCGCCCACCGTCTTCGAGGTGATCGTCGCGAGATATTCGGCTGCGGCGGAGGCGACGGCCGAACTGTAGATCTCCATCAAGGGCTGCCCCGCCTTCACCCGCGTGCCGGTGGTGACGTCGGCGACCTTCTGCACGAAGCTCTCGGCGCGCATTGCGATCACGGAAATGCGGCGTTCGTCGAGCTGGATCGTGCCGGGCGCCTTGACCAAGACACGGATCGCGCGCCGCTCGACGGGTTCGGATTTCACGCCGGTGCGCTGGATCTTGCCCGGCGAGAGCTTCACCGTGCCGTCGTCGATCTCGTCGCCTTCGTAGACGGGGATGTAGTTCATCCCCATCGGATCCTTCTTCGGCACCGGCGAGGTGTCGGGCAAGCCCATGGGATTGCGGTAGTAGAGGATCTTTCGCGATGACGCCGCCTGCGGCGGCTTCGGTGGCGCTTCTGTCTGATTGTCCTCGTAGACCGGCAGATAGTCGCGCCCGCGGTCGTCCTTCTTCGGACCGGCGGACCAGAGCGGCGCGCCGCTGGGGTCGCGATAGTAGAGCGGAGCTCGATTCGCCTCGGCCGCAGCCGGGGTCACCTCCGCATGAACGGACCAATGCCCGTAGTTCGAGGACCAGTACGTCGCCAAGGCGAGGCCACCGCCGAGAGCGAGAGTCGTCAGGAGACGCAGCGTCTTCATGGTGTGTGTTCGCGCGCCCGGCACGCGTCCATGTGAATAAAAAAGGGAAGTTCGGACGCCGCGAGCGGCGTCCGCACGCTCACTTGGTCGCCGTGACGATCACCTTGCCGGTGACGGTCTCCGTCTCGCCCTGCACCTTTGCCGACAACGTGACCTGGTAGCGGCCGGCCATCGGCAGGTCCGTCTTGAAGGCGTAGACGCCCGGTTCCTTCGACGGCAGCGGCGCCACCGCCGATTCCATCTCGGCCATCCCGTCCGGGGCCATGTCGATGCGGGTCTTGAAGATGACGGCGTCCGCCACCGGCTTGCCGGTCTGCTTGTTGGTCAGGCGAACGGAAAGAGTGACGTCGTCACCCTTCTTCATTTGCGCATTGACAGGCTCGAAGGCGTAGTCGGCGGCGCCCGCCATCGCGGCGGAAGCGGCAAGCGAAAGGGTGGCGGCGAGCGCCGCGGTGCTGAATTTGAAAGGCATTGTCCTGTCCTCATGAATGATCTCTCGCCGTGGCGCATGGCGCGCACGTCAGTCGTCATCGCGAGCAGGCGTGCCGCTCGCGTCTCGGGCTCAGCGAGATCAGATTCGAGGAGGTCGGAAGGGAGGACTGCCGCCGCGGACGGACACGACCTGATCGGCAGGAAGGGCGATCCTGCTCGCCGCTACGACGACATGGCCGAAGGCGACGGGCCTGATGTCGTCGAGCGCAATGGTGCCGCCGACGCAGCAAAAACCCATCCCGCATTTGTAGGCGCCGGTCTCGGAGGACGTCCCCTTCATGTCGGGACAGCAATCGTCCATCGCCATCTCGGCGTCGCCGCCCATTTGCATGGTCGCCTGCATGTCATCCGACGACATTGCAAGGCTGGATGCGGACGCGCCAACGGGCAGCATCGCCAGGGATAGGGCGATTGCACATGCCAGGATGGTACGGACGAACCGCATCTCTATCGACTTGCCTTTCGGGGGCCGGAGCGCCTCCTTAGTAACATATCCCGGTCCCCGTGGCGCTTTTTGATCCGGATCAAGCATTCGTGACCGAGGTGCCGACCGGCACCGCCGCGCCCGCCCGGTTCAGATCTTCGGGATCTTCGCCCGCTCGACCACGCCGGTCCATTTGGCGATCTCGGTCTCGATCAGCCGCTTCATCTCCTCGGGCGAGCTGCCGCGGACCTCGCCGCCGACGGCCGTCTCCAGACGCTGCTTGATTTCCGAGTTTCCGAGTGCGTCCAGCGTCGCTGCATTGAGCGCGGCGACGATGGCGGGCGGCGTGCCCTTGGGCGCCAGCAGGCCTGCCCAGGTGCGCACGTCGTATCCCTTGATGCCGGCTTCCTGAACCGTGGGAACATCGGGGAGCAACGCGGTGCGCGTCGGCGAGGTCACCGCCAGGCCACGGATCGCGCCGCTCTGGATTTGCGGGGCCAACAGCACGGGCGTGCCGACGATGACGGGAACGTCTCCACCGAGCAGCGCGGTGGTGGATTGAGAATCGCCGCGATACGGCACGTGCACGATCTCGACACCGGCGGTGGCGTTGAGCAATTCGCCCGCGAGGTGGTGGGTGCTGCCGAAACCGACCGATCCGAAGCTGAGCGAGCCGGGCTTTGCCTTGGCGATGGTGATGAGCTCGCCCAGTGATTTTGCCGGATGGTCGTTACGCACCGCAATCACGAGTGCGTAGTACACCAGCGTCGAGATCATCTCGAAGCTGTCGGCGGGCTGGTAGGCGAGGCTCTTGTAGGTCGCCGCTGAAATCGCATGGGCGCCGGTGACGAGCCCGAGCGTGTAACCGTCGGGCGCCGCCTTTGCGATCGCATCCGCGGCGATGTTGCCTCCGGCGCCAGGCTTGGCCTCGACGATGACCGGCTGCCCCAGCTTCTTCGACAGCCCGTCGGCGATGATGCGCGACAGCGTGTCGGCCGCGCCGCCGGCGGCAAAGCCATGCAGCAGGCGGATCGGGCGCGACGGATAATTGTCCGCCGAAGCAGGGCCGGTCAGACAACAGGCAAGAAAAACGCCGAGCAGAAAAATGGCCGCAGCAAGCCGCTTCATCCCTCGCATGGATGCTTCTCCCTTTGATTGTTCTATCGTTGGCCGCAGCGCGTGCGGCGTCTTCCAGTCGTCATCGCGCTAGCGCGCGAACTCCGTGCATTCAGGCGATGGCGGCATGCCCCAGACGTCGCGCGGCAGCCCGACCCAGACCTTCGGGCGCTGCGGACGATCGCGATGCCAGGGACGCGGCTCGAAATAACCGAGCTCCTCGTCCACCATCCGATCGAGATCGCAGAACAGCTCGACCAGGTGCCCGTCGGGATTGCGGTGATAGATCGCGGTGTTGTGGCCGGGGCCGTGACGCACCGGGCCCCAGAGCACCGGAAGCTTGTGCCGCGCGAGATGATCGCAGGCCCGATGGATGTGGTCGGGGCCGCGCAGCTCGAAGGCAAGATGATGGAGACCGCGCGCCGGCGCGCGAGCGAAGTTCAGCGTGTGATGCTCGAAGCCGCTGCGCATGAACACGAAACGATCCTCGATCCAGTCGGAGACCCGCAGCCCCGTCACGTTGGAGTAGAACTCCGAAGCAGCCTTGGGATCGGGCGTGCGGAGGGCGACATGGCCAAGCTTGCCGACGGCGAGCCCGCCGATCCGCTCCTGTGCTGGCGTTGGCGTCCAGCCCTGTATCAGCTCGAAGCGTGTCCCTTCGGGGTCAGAGAACGACAGCAGCCTGGAGACACCCGGCAGGGAATCGCTCAGAAACTTCGGCCGCAGATCGGCCTGCTTCAGTGCGGCGCCCAGCGTTTCGATCTCGACATCGGGCGATATCTCGAAGGCGATGCTCTTCAGCGCGGCGTCTCCGGGCTCGATCACGAGAGAAAGCTGCTCGGACTCGCTGGCGAGGAAAATGCGGCTTCCATCGCGGCCGACCAGGCCAAGTCCGATCACGCCGCGATAATAGTCGAGCAGCCGCTCCGGATCGGGCGAGGCGAAGGTGGCGTGTCGCAGCCGGGTGAAGCGTGCAATGGGTGCTTGTGTGCTCATCGTGCGATCCATCCCCTCATGGAATCATGATGATCTTGCCGAGCGCCGAGCCCTGCTCCAGCAGCGTATGCGCTTTCCTGACCTCGTCGAGCCTCAGCGCGGCCGAGATTGCCGGCCTGATCGCGTTGCGGCCGAGCGCCTCGATCACGCTGCGCATCAGGGCGCGGCGTCCGTCGCGATCGTGGTCGTAGATGTGGAAGGAGAAACAGCGCACGGCCGGACAAATGTCGAGATGGTTGCGCATCGCCGCCATCAGATTCTCTTCCGGCAATCCGGCGAAGGCGTTGTACGACAGCAGCGTGCCCCATTTGCCGAGTGCGCCGAGATAGGAGGTGAACTCCGGACCGCAGACGTGATCGAGCACGAGGCCGACGCCCTCGCCCTTGGTCAACTCACGAGTGCGCGCCACCACATCCTCGTTCCGGTAGAAGATGACATGATCGGCGCCGTTCGCCTTCGCGAACGCGGCTTTCTCCTCGGTCGAGACCGTGCCGATGACGGTCATTCCGGCGAGCTTTGCCAGTTGCACCAGCGCGGTACCGACGCCGCCGGCCGCGCCGATCACCAGCGCACTCGCGGGCGCGCGCGGATGGCGGCACTCGTGCAACAGGGCGTAGGCGACCTGATAGTTCGACAGGCACACGGCGGCTTGCAGGTCGACATTGTCGGGCAGCGCGTGAACCGCGTCCGCGGGCGCGACCACGTAATCGGCATAGCAGCCGCCGCGCTGGGACAGGTCGCGGGCGCTGAGCAGCACCTTCTGGCCGATGGCGAAGCCTTCGACGCCGGGCCCGAGGGCGGAAATGCGCCCCGCAACGTCATTGCCGGGATTGGCCGGCAGCGGCGGCATCCATTTGTAGACGCCGCGCCGGATCAGTGCGTCGGGCTGACCGACCCCGAACGCCTCGGCCCGGATTTGCACCTGGCCAGGTCCGGGCGCAGGCACCGGTAGCTCGACCACCTCAAGTGCATCCGGCCCACCCGGCTGACGCACCAGCACTGCCCTCATGTTTCCGTACTCCCCCAGACCGCATTTTCGAAAATCATACCGTTTACGAAAATTATTGCAAGATGGTCGTTGGCGCGGCATGGTGGGGCATCGATTCAACGACAGACATCATGCCCGAGAGCGCCATCCGCCCCCGCAAGGAATTCGGCAAGACCATCGCCGCCGACATTACGCATCGGTTGCGGGAGGAGATCATCGCCTGTGCGCTTCCGCCGGGCGAGCCGCTGCGCTTCGACGTGCTGCGCGAGCGGTTCGGCGCCAGCTTCACGACATTGCGCGAGGCGCTGACTGCGCTTGCCGCGGAAGGGCTGGTCGATGCGCAGGAGCAGCGCGGCTTTCGCGTCGCGCCGGTCAGCCGCCAGGATCTAATCGAAGTCACCGACGCGCGGGTGCTGATCGAGATGGAGTTGATTCGCCGCTCGATTCAAAGGGGCGACGACGATTGGGAAATCGCGGTGATTTCAACGCTGCATCGCCTGAAGCGAATCGAGCAGCGCGATCCCGAACATCCCTTGCGCGACCCCGAATGGAAGATCGCGCATCGCCAGTTCCATCAGGCGCTGGTGTCCGCGTGCGGCTCGGCGACGCTGCTCGCCATTCGCGCCGAGCTGTTCGATCGCGCCGAGCGCTACCGGCACCTCTCCGCCAATTTCCGCCCGCGCCCGCGCGACAAGGCCGGCGAGCACCAGGCGATCATGCAGGCCGCCATTTCGCGCAATGCGGATCTCGCCGTGCAGCTGATCGAGACCCATATCCGCTCGACCGCCGACAACGTCGCCAAATACGCCGCCCACCTGCTCGACACCGAATAGGCGCCGGAATTTTCACGCGGCAGGCTTGCGCCGCGGCTAATTTTCGAAAATAATGTAACATATCGAAAATTGGAACCCTTGGGGCGAAACCATGAAGCTGCTGTCGTTCTTGGAAGGAAATCGGGAAAGCTGGGGCGCCGTCGTCGAAAACGGCGTGGTGGATCTCGGCCGTGCCCTGCCCCAATACCCGACGCTTGCGGACTTCCTCGGGAGCGATGATTACGCCAAGCGCGAAGCCATCGTCGCTGGCCACAGGCCCACGCTGGCGCTGAGCGACGTCAAATATCTGCCGGTGATCCCGCGCCCCGAGAAGATCGTCTGCGCCGTGCGCAACTATCTCGACCACCACAATGAGGCGGTGGCGTTCGGCATGAAGCGTGAGATCACCGAGTTTCCGCCGATCTTCCTGCGGGTCTGGCGCTCGCAGGTTGCGCACAACGCGCCGGTGATCCGACCAAAAGTCTCCGACAATTTCGACTGGGAGGGGGAGCTGGCGGTCGTCATCGGCAAGGGCGGCCGTCACATCAGCCAGGCCGACGCCTGGAGTCACGTCGCGGGCTACTCGATCTACAACGACGTCAGCGTGCGCGACTGGCAGCGTCATGCCCAGCAGATCGCCTCCGGCAAGAACTTCGTCGGCACCGGCCCGTTCGGGCCTTGGCTGGTCACGCCGGACGAGATCGGCGATCCCACCAAGCTGAAGCTTCAGACGCGCGTCAACGGCAAGGTGGAGCAGTCGTCCGACACCTCGATGCTGATCTTCTCGATCCCGCGGCTGATCGAATATTGCTCGACCATTTTCGATCTCGTCCCCGGCGACGTCATCGCCACCGGTACGCCGGCCGGCGTCGGCTTCACCCGCAAGCCGCCGGTCTTTCTCAAGCCAGGCGACGTGGTCGAAGTCGAGATCGAGAATATCGGCGTGCTCAGCAATCCCGTCGTGGACGAGGCGTAAGGCCGCTGATGTCCCACGATATTCGCAAGTCCGCGCTCGGCGTCGAGACCATCTGGCACGAGCGCGGCCCGCGGCTGGAGCAGCCGCTTCTGGTCGGCACCGCCATTGCCGTGATCCGCAACCCCTTCGCCGGCCGCTATGAGCCCGACCTGATGCCGTTCCAGGCCTCCTTGCGTGAGCTCGGGCGCGAGCTCGCGGGCGCCCAAATCGCGCAACTCGGCGGTGCGCCGCGCATCGAGGCCTATGGCAAGGGCATCATCGTCGGCGAGGACGGCGAGCTCGAGCATGGCGCCGTCTGGCACGAGGCCGGCGGCCAGGGCATGCGCGAGGTGCTGGGACAGCCAAAGGCGATCGTCCCGGCCGCGAAGACCATCGGCGGTCCCGGCACGCGCCTGATGGTGCCGCTCGGCCACATCCACGCCGCCTATGTCCGCAGCCATTTCGGCACCGCGGAGATGACGCTGTGGGATGCGCCAAGGCGCGACGAGATGGCC
The nucleotide sequence above comes from Bradyrhizobium sp. NDS-1. Encoded proteins:
- the arsB gene encoding ACR3 family arsenite efflux transporter; translated protein: MGTFERYLTLWVALCIVVGVALGHAMPGFFGAVAGAEIAKVNIPVALLIWLMIVPMLLKIDFGSLGQVREHWRGVGITLFINWAVKPFSMALLGSFFIGHLFAPWLPAGQISSYIAGLILLAAAPCTAMVFVWSNLCEGEPHYTLSQVALNDVIMVFLFAPLVGLLLGVASITVPWGTLLLSVLLYIVVPVIVAQLWRKALLRNGGDSFGQAMRILQPLSLVALLATLVLLFGFQGEQIVRQPGVIAILAVPILVQVYLNAGLAYWLSRRFGVAWCVAAPAALIGASNFFELAVAAAISLFGLDSGAALATVVGVLVEVPVMLSVVRIVKATRGWYEAGAGKATAALEARQ
- the arsC gene encoding arsenate reductase (glutaredoxin) (This arsenate reductase requires both glutathione and glutaredoxin to convert arsenate to arsenite, after which the efflux transporter formed by ArsA and ArsB can extrude the arsenite from the cell, providing resistance.); this translates as MTVTIYHNPACGTSRNTLAMIRQSGVEPDVIEYLKTPPSRDRLVELVKAMGISPRALLREKGTPFHELGLDDPKWTDDELIDQMLAHPILINRPVVVTPKGTRLCRPSEAVIDLLDNPVGRFVKEDGEVVEGR
- a CDS encoding efflux RND transporter permease subunit codes for the protein MIARIIAWSARNLLLVLFGTGFAAAAGLYALIHLPLDAIPDLSDTQVIVYTEYPGQAPQVIEDQVTYPLTTAMLTVPKSKVVRGFSFFGVSFVYVIFEDGTDIYWARSRVLEFLNGAASRLPAGVSPTIGPDATGVGWVYQYAVLSKELNLADTRTLQDWNLKFALAKAEGVAEIASIGGFVKQYNVVLDPQRMRDRGISMQKIRDAIRASNADVGGRTVELAEFEYVIRGKGYIKGINDLGNIVLKTSNGTPVLLRDVANVELGPDERRGITELNGEGEVASGIVLQRFGVNALDVIENVKRRFKEIASSLPKSVEIVPVYDRSNLIYAAIDTLKHTLFEESVVVALVCIVFLLHVRSALVAILMLPVGVLMAFGAMKLLGLGSNIMSLGGIAIAIGAMVDAAIVMIENAHKHLERAKPDQSRVQVLIDAASEVGPALFFSLLIITVSFMPIFTLESQEGRLFSPLAFTKTFSMAAAALLSVTLVPALMVIFVRGRIVPEGRNVINRFLIWIYRPVIKGVLRAKTLVILASLVVLAVTIWPARQLGTEFMPTLNEGTLLYMPTTLPGISVTKAAELMQTQDRIIKSFPEVASVYGKAGRAATATDPAPTEMFETVVNLKPKESWRPGVTIDGLIAEMDKALQFPGVSNAWTMPIKARIDMLSTGIRTPVGVKVMGTDLVEIDRLARQVERVIKTVPGTSSAYAERGIGGYYLEIVPDREALARYGILIQDVQDTIAAALGGQTVTTTVEGRQRFTVNMRYPRDLRDNPKAIAGDILVPMPSGGAVPLGEVAKVEPARGPTSIRTENGQLATYIYVDIRDRDIGSYVADAQRAVTESIQFPAGTYVVWSGQYEYLQRAAARLKIVIPVTLTIIFLLLYLNFRAMTETLIVMLSLPFALVGGIWMMWWFGFNLSVAVAVGFIALAGVAAETGVVMLIYLDHALAEMKAKRNTEGSLFTRRDLHDAIMVGAVERVRPKMMTVVAIMAGLLPIMWSTGAGSEIMQRIALPMIGGMISSTLLTLIVIPAIFGLVKGRGLPDDEQPALAGHAADEARGMQASQAAE
- a CDS encoding efflux RND transporter periplasmic adaptor subunit, with protein sequence MKTLRLLTTLALGGGLALATYWSSNYGHWSVHAEVTPAAAEANRAPLYYRDPSGAPLWSAGPKKDDRGRDYLPVYEDNQTEAPPKPPQAASSRKILYYRNPMGLPDTSPVPKKDPMGMNYIPVYEGDEIDDGTVKLSPGKIQRTGVKSEPVERRAIRVLVKAPGTIQLDERRISVIAMRAESFVQKVADVTTGTRVKAGQPLMEIYSSAVASAAAEYLATITSKTVGGVEMYGRGSRQRLVNLDVPEQVIAEMERTRVAPVTVHWSAPRDGIVLERGAIEGMRANPGDVLFRIADTSLVWALADVAERDLGSIALGQSVAVRARSFPGRVFSGKIAVVYPQVNRDTRTVRVRIELANPDAVLLPDMYVDADIDTADGTPVLAIQDSAVLDTGTRQAVLVDKGEGRFEPREVKLGRRGGGYIEVRDGLAVGEAVVTSANFLIDAESNLKAALKSFGEAAPPASEPRHATGDHK
- a CDS encoding FixH family protein; the protein is MPFKFSTAALAATLSLAASAAMAGAADYAFEPVNAQMKKGDDVTLSVRLTNKQTGKPVADAVIFKTRIDMAPDGMAEMESAVAPLPSKEPGVYAFKTDLPMAGRYQVTLSAKVQGETETVTGKVIVTATK
- a CDS encoding tripartite tricarboxylate transporter substrate binding protein — protein: MRGMKRLAAAIFLLGVFLACCLTGPASADNYPSRPIRLLHGFAAGGAADTLSRIIADGLSKKLGQPVIVEAKPGAGGNIAADAIAKAAPDGYTLGLVTGAHAISAATYKSLAYQPADSFEMISTLVYYALVIAVRNDHPAKSLGELITIAKAKPGSLSFGSVGFGSTHHLAGELLNATAGVEIVHVPYRGDSQSTTALLGGDVPVIVGTPVLLAPQIQSGAIRGLAVTSPTRTALLPDVPTVQEAGIKGYDVRTWAGLLAPKGTPPAIVAALNAATLDALGNSEIKQRLETAVGGEVRGSSPEEMKRLIETEIAKWTGVVERAKIPKI
- a CDS encoding VOC family protein, which translates into the protein MSTQAPIARFTRLRHATFASPDPERLLDYYRGVIGLGLVGRDGSRIFLASESEQLSLVIEPGDAALKSIAFEISPDVEIETLGAALKQADLRPKFLSDSLPGVSRLLSFSDPEGTRFELIQGWTPTPAQERIGGLAVGKLGHVALRTPDPKAASEFYSNVTGLRVSDWIEDRFVFMRSGFEHHTLNFARAPARGLHHLAFELRGPDHIHRACDHLARHKLPVLWGPVRHGPGHNTAIYHRNPDGHLVELFCDLDRMVDEELGYFEPRPWHRDRPQRPKVWVGLPRDVWGMPPSPECTEFAR